From one Rhodanobacteraceae bacterium genomic stretch:
- a CDS encoding serine/threonine protein kinase → MAIDPNPDSTQLDDVTPPLVQPDLLAPDTRVGRYRIVALVGEGGMGRVYRAEQLEPVQRTVALKLIRGASQDPLLSAMLAVEAQALAQVEHPAIARLYELGRTLHGEPFLALEWVEGEDLEAYLARTQPPAAARVRLLQRICLGVHPAHLRGVVHRDIKPGNILVPLVDGRPEPKLIDFGIAVAGTPGAGMRVPVAGSRGYMAPEQARGDAAPDLRSDVYSLGMTLLAAFAPGADAARESVRLETLRELLAQSTSRLQQGSPQRATAAALAAVPFELRAILRKALAELPADRYASALELAEDLDAYLSHRPLRALPRTRRYVIGKFARRHRLGLAASAAVLLAILAGSGLALYGLVQARAAQQLAEESAAQARREAARSATLASFLRDVLGGITPDEARGQDTTLLQRIFDRAQRRAEEQLAGDPALLLEATAQIGANLRLIGKSEASATALTAVLARVEGTPLAHAAAAIQARRALATALYEMDQDPKAREVAARALADTLAHHAGDVAMQVGALSDLAWVQQILDPPSAVKHMQDALRLAQASLDPRDPLRVEVGLLLATIYLRAADADSAQPLFDQGIPLLIERYGADHPRVHRARSEAAIVLLRRREFATAEPLLRELLDQAEKLYGADHAATLSLVNNLGSALRQQGKVEQAAPYYERGYEAQLRLHGPQHTSTLIAFNNLARLRVDQGRAGEILEALRQNVADGERALGSDTRVPAEFRQTLARALAATGHGEEALAEWERAWQFTVEHQGADSGDARELVADVLEHVRKQGDDDLPQGWRERPH, encoded by the coding sequence ATGGCCATCGATCCCAATCCGGACAGCACCCAGCTCGACGATGTCACGCCGCCGCTGGTCCAGCCGGACTTGCTGGCGCCGGATACGCGGGTGGGGCGCTATCGCATCGTTGCGCTGGTGGGCGAGGGCGGCATGGGCCGGGTGTACCGCGCGGAGCAACTGGAGCCGGTGCAACGCACCGTGGCGCTGAAGCTGATCCGCGGCGCCAGCCAGGATCCGCTGCTGTCGGCAATGCTTGCGGTGGAAGCGCAGGCGCTGGCGCAGGTGGAACACCCGGCCATCGCGCGGCTCTACGAGCTTGGCAGGACGCTGCACGGCGAGCCCTTCCTGGCGCTGGAGTGGGTGGAGGGCGAGGATCTGGAGGCGTACCTCGCGCGTACCCAGCCACCCGCGGCGGCGCGCGTGCGCCTGCTGCAGCGGATTTGCCTGGGCGTGCACCCCGCGCATCTGCGCGGTGTGGTCCACCGCGACATCAAGCCGGGCAACATCCTGGTGCCGCTGGTGGATGGACGGCCGGAGCCCAAGTTGATCGACTTCGGCATCGCGGTGGCGGGCACGCCGGGTGCCGGCATGCGCGTGCCGGTCGCGGGTTCGCGCGGCTACATGGCGCCGGAGCAGGCGCGCGGGGATGCCGCGCCGGATCTGCGCAGCGACGTCTATTCGCTGGGCATGACTTTGTTGGCGGCATTCGCGCCCGGCGCGGATGCGGCGCGCGAGAGCGTGCGCCTGGAAACCCTGCGCGAGTTGCTGGCGCAGAGCACCAGCCGGCTGCAGCAGGGCAGCCCGCAGCGCGCGACGGCCGCAGCCCTGGCGGCGGTGCCCTTCGAGCTGCGGGCGATCCTGCGCAAGGCACTGGCGGAATTGCCCGCGGACCGCTACGCCAGCGCGCTGGAGCTGGCCGAGGACCTGGACGCCTACCTCAGCCATCGCCCGCTGCGCGCGCTGCCGCGTACGCGGCGCTATGTGATCGGCAAGTTCGCGCGGCGGCATCGGTTGGGACTGGCCGCGAGTGCCGCAGTGCTGCTGGCCATCCTGGCCGGCAGTGGCCTAGCCTTGTATGGCCTGGTGCAGGCGCGCGCGGCGCAGCAACTGGCCGAGGAATCGGCCGCGCAGGCGCGCCGCGAGGCCGCGCGCTCGGCCACTTTGGCGAGTTTCCTGCGCGATGTCCTGGGTGGGATCACCCCGGACGAGGCGCGTGGCCAGGACACCACCCTGTTGCAGCGCATCTTTGACCGCGCCCAGCGCCGCGCCGAGGAGCAACTGGCCGGGGATCCGGCGCTGCTGCTGGAGGCCACCGCGCAGATCGGCGCCAACCTGCGGCTGATCGGCAAGTCGGAGGCATCGGCCACCGCCCTGACGGCGGTGCTGGCGCGTGTCGAAGGCACGCCGCTGGCGCACGCAGCGGCGGCGATCCAGGCGCGCCGTGCGCTGGCCACGGCCCTCTATGAGATGGACCAGGACCCCAAGGCGCGCGAGGTGGCGGCGCGCGCGCTGGCCGACACCCTGGCGCATCACGCGGGCGATGTGGCGATGCAGGTCGGCGCGCTGTCGGACCTGGCCTGGGTGCAGCAGATCCTCGATCCACCGAGCGCGGTCAAGCACATGCAGGACGCCCTTCGACTGGCTCAGGCCAGCCTGGATCCGCGCGATCCGCTGCGGGTGGAGGTTGGCCTGCTGCTGGCCACGATCTACCTGCGCGCGGCCGATGCCGACAGCGCGCAGCCGCTGTTCGACCAGGGCATCCCGTTGCTGATCGAGCGCTACGGCGCCGACCATCCGCGGGTGCACCGGGCGCGATCGGAGGCGGCCATCGTGCTGCTGCGGCGGCGCGAATTCGCCACGGCCGAGCCACTGCTGCGCGAACTGCTGGACCAGGCAGAAAAGCTCTACGGCGCCGACCACGCCGCCACCCTGTCGCTGGTCAACAACCTCGGCTCGGCGCTGCGCCAGCAGGGCAAGGTGGAGCAGGCCGCGCCCTACTATGAACGCGGATACGAGGCGCAGTTGCGCCTGCACGGGCCGCAGCACACCAGCACACTGATCGCATTCAACAACCTCGCGAGGCTGCGCGTGGACCAGGGCCGCGCCGGGGAGATCCTGGAAGCCCTGCGCCAGAACGTGGCCGACGGCGAGCGCGCGCTCGGCAGCGACACCCGGGTCCCCGCCGAATTCCGCCAGACCCTCGCCCGTGCGCTCGCCGCCACCGGTCACGGCGAGGAGGCGCTGGCCGAGTGGGAGCGCGCCTGGCAGTTCACCGTGGAGCACCAGGGCGCGGATTCCGGCGACGCGCGCGAACTGGTGGCCGATGTGCTCGAGCACGTCCGCAAGCAAGGCGATGACGACCTGCCCCAGGGCTGGCGCGAGCGCCCGCACTGA
- a CDS encoding DNA-binding protein — protein MSLENLRVIGRLQAHAPDHGSIQKLLSAARRNLADAQVVSISKDNRFDAAYKAIQQCAMIGLWASGYRTSTSQPGHHQTALQCLTLTMGLPPPSVIVLDALRKQRNLSDYEGDPISDGALASCLDEASRLLGFTERWLGTVHPSLTGDP, from the coding sequence ATGAGCTTGGAGAACTTGCGGGTGATCGGGCGCCTTCAAGCGCACGCGCCTGATCACGGGTCCATCCAGAAGTTGCTTTCGGCTGCGCGCAGGAATCTGGCGGACGCTCAGGTGGTGTCGATCAGCAAGGACAACCGCTTCGATGCTGCGTACAAGGCCATCCAGCAGTGCGCCATGATCGGGCTTTGGGCCAGCGGTTATCGCACCTCGACCAGCCAGCCGGGTCACCACCAAACTGCGCTTCAATGCCTGACCCTGACCATGGGCTTGCCACCGCCGTCGGTCATAGTCCTCGATGCCTTGCGTAAACAGCGCAACCTGAGCGACTACGAGGGCGATCCGATTAGTGACGGCGCGTTAGCGAGTTGCCTTGACGAGGCGAGCCGGTTGTTGGGTTTCACCGAGCGCTGGCTGGGAACCGTGCATCCGTCTTTGACTGGTGACCCGTAA
- a CDS encoding nucleotidyltransferase domain-containing protein, with protein sequence MSNTSCLMDLLFGDYRQRVLAVLLLQPGTSFHVRELARVTGCSAGTLTRELGKLADSGLVSRSVQGNQVRYRANRDCPLFDELASLFRKTHGARAVLAEALAPLRERIRLALIFGSVARGSEVAASDVDLLVVGDLGFAELVQALYPAQQVLQREINPVLYSATELVERLDRGDAFAARMLSDARIFVIGGADELGELAGDRAPSSARA encoded by the coding sequence ATGAGCAACACATCATGCTTGATGGATCTGCTGTTCGGCGACTATCGCCAGCGCGTGCTGGCGGTCTTGCTGTTGCAGCCGGGCACCAGCTTTCACGTGCGCGAGTTGGCGCGGGTGACTGGCTGCAGTGCCGGCACGCTGACGCGCGAGTTGGGCAAGCTGGCCGACTCCGGCCTGGTGTCGCGCAGCGTGCAGGGCAACCAGGTGCGCTACCGCGCCAATCGCGATTGCCCGTTGTTCGATGAACTGGCCAGCCTGTTCCGCAAGACCCACGGTGCGCGGGCGGTGTTGGCCGAAGCGTTGGCGCCGCTGCGTGAGCGGATTCGGCTCGCGCTGATCTTCGGTTCGGTGGCGCGCGGCAGCGAAGTCGCAGCCAGCGACGTCGATCTGCTGGTGGTGGGCGACCTTGGATTCGCGGAACTGGTGCAGGCGCTTTATCCGGCGCAACAAGTGCTGCAACGCGAAATCAATCCTGTGTTGTACTCGGCAACAGAGCTTGTCGAGCGTTTGGACCGCGGCGATGCCTTTGCTGCCCGAATGCTGAGTGACGCCCGGATTTTCGTGATCGGAGGAGCCGATGAGCTTGGAGAACTTGCGGGTGATCGGGCGCCTTCAAGCGCACGCGCCTGA
- a CDS encoding ATP-binding protein has protein sequence MLLIGPTGVGKSYLGCALAKAAIDAKHSVRYLRLPRLGDELSALQAQGRTSHWLKTLAASTC, from the coding sequence GTGCTGCTGATCGGCCCGACTGGCGTCGGCAAGAGCTACCTCGGCTGCGCGCTCGCCAAGGCCGCCATCGACGCCAAGCACTCGGTGCGCTACCTGCGCCTGCCACGCCTCGGCGACGAGCTCAGTGCACTACAGGCGCAAGGGCGGACCAGCCACTGGCTGAAGACCCTGGCCGCATCGACCTGCTGA
- a CDS encoding transposase: protein MERLLKHFAASGLSWPLDAGLSDEELERRLYRSHPHQGTAKPCARPTMRRWCRSWRAKGVTRRLLWSEYREQHPDGIGYSVFCDELGAFLADRDLAYRHDHVPGEKAYFDFAGLTLDYRIGDKVASAHIFTAALGWSNAIFAHAYANETAESWLDGHHRAFVAFGGVPRIAVPDNPRALIARADRFEPKLTAAYRDFARHYDVVVIPARVRKPRTSRRSRAP, encoded by the coding sequence GTGGAGCGCCTGCTCAAGCACTTTGCGGCGTCGGGGCTTAGTTGGCCGCTGGACGCCGGGTTGAGCGACGAGGAACTGGAGCGGCGGTTATATCGGAGTCATCCGCACCAGGGGACAGCGAAGCCCTGCGCGCGCCCAACTATGCGGCGATGGTGCCGGAGTTGGCGCGCAAAGGGGGTGACCCGGCGGCTGTTGTGGTCCGAGTATCGCGAGCAACATCCGGACGGCATCGGCTACAGCGTGTTCTGCGATGAGCTGGGCGCGTTCCTGGCTGACCGTGATCTGGCTTATCGCCACGACCATGTGCCGGGCGAGAAGGCCTATTTCGACTTCGCCGGTCTGACGTTGGACTACCGCATCGGCGACAAGGTCGCATCGGCGCACATCTTCACCGCCGCGCTCGGCTGGTCGAACGCGATCTTCGCGCACGCCTATGCCAACGAGACGGCCGAGAGCTGGCTCGACGGCCATCACCGGGCCTTCGTCGCCTTCGGTGGCGTGCCCCGGATTGCGGTGCCCGACAATCCGCGTGCGCTGATTGCCCGAGCGGATCGCTTCGAGCCGAAGCTGACCGCGGCCTATCGCGATTTTGCGCGCCACTACGATGTCGTCGTGATCCCGGCCCGAGTACGCAAGCCCAGGACAAGTCGCCGGTCGAGGGCGCCGTGA